A part of Terriglobales bacterium genomic DNA contains:
- a CDS encoding methyltransferase domain-containing protein, with translation MSTNSREWDADSYHRLSNPQFAWGMKVLERLALREDEHVLDAGCGSCRLTAKLWDRLPRGRVVGVDLSLNMLCQAASHTAGRVHLVQADLQHLPFRAVFDGVFSTAAFHWVPDHAQLFRSLFGVLKPGGWLEAQCGGGPNLAVIHQRAQTIIDCPEYREFFAGWRRTTHYETPETFEDNMRRAGFSRIKIWLEPAPARLADAEEFKQYLATVTLREHTDRITDPVLQQRFLDQLAIKASQDDPPFVMDYWRLNMSARKANHGRH, from the coding sequence CGAATTCCCGTGAGTGGGACGCCGATTCGTACCACCGCTTGTCCAATCCTCAGTTCGCCTGGGGAATGAAGGTACTGGAACGCCTCGCACTGCGGGAGGACGAGCACGTTCTCGACGCCGGTTGCGGCTCTTGCCGGCTTACCGCGAAGCTGTGGGACCGTCTGCCGCGGGGCCGGGTGGTCGGCGTCGATCTGTCGCTCAACATGCTATGCCAGGCGGCGTCGCACACTGCTGGCCGGGTGCACCTGGTCCAGGCCGACCTGCAGCACCTGCCCTTCCGCGCCGTGTTCGATGGCGTCTTCAGCACGGCTGCGTTCCACTGGGTCCCCGACCACGCGCAACTCTTCCGGTCGTTGTTCGGCGTGCTGAAACCCGGGGGATGGCTGGAGGCTCAATGTGGAGGCGGTCCCAACCTGGCGGTCATCCATCAGCGTGCGCAAACGATCATCGATTGTCCGGAGTACCGTGAGTTTTTCGCCGGCTGGCGGCGTACCACGCATTACGAGACGCCCGAGACCTTCGAAGACAACATGCGGCGAGCGGGGTTCTCACGTATCAAGATCTGGCTGGAGCCGGCGCCGGCCCGACTGGCCGACGCGGAAGAATTCAAGCAGTACCTGGCCACGGTCACGCTCCGAGAACACACGGACCGGATCACCGACCCTGTCCTGCAGCAGCGGTTCCTCGACCAGTTGGCGATAAAGGCGTCGCAGGACGATCCGCCATTCGTCATGGACTACTGGCGGCTCAACATGTCGGCAAGAAAAGCCAACCACGGAAGACACTGA